The stretch of DNA AAACTAATTTCAATCATACCAGACGGTTACCCATCAAATTACTTTTTACGGTATATAGAGCAAATGGCTAGAAAgtcctttttcgaatatttgctacgaatcaattaacagttcatCTTGATTCGATAGAGAAGTGACCTGAAAGCCTCTATCTTGAGATATTTTCCTAAAGGTACGCATGAGACCAGGTAAACAGGTAGTTCAGAGCTAAATGATTTCCCAGATATGGGTACCCAGTCATttcaaaacaataaataataatacCCGTTATTGAAGTACAAAAGCAAAGACATGCTAGGAAGCAAATCAGTATTCTGAAAATGCCCAATCCAAAAACTGCACCTCACCCCTATCTCGATGTTTCAAACGCCGGCCGAGGCGTTTGGTTGGTAAAAGTACCCAAGTACATCGCCCAAAGATGGGAGAAAACACCAGGCAACATAAATGCTAGTAAATTAAGGATCGAAAAGTACAAAAGCCAGAAGCCGCAGATTACCCTAGATCTCTCAGATGCGGTTTTGAAGTTGGAAGCGGATAAAATACCTATTTCTCATATACTGGATGTCTCGTCTGTCACAAATCAAACCCTGGGAACATTTGTCCACGTGGAAGGAGATACTCCGGACAAAGGAAACGCAGCCCCACAGTCCGATAATCTTAGCATGGGGGGCCGATTTGTACAGAAGCTGGAGTGTCGACCGCAAGCGGACGATTGCTACATGAAGATGAAACTGGAATCAATCCGAAAAGCTGCCCAGCCGGCCCGGCAAACCAAAACACTCGACAAAATTGTTAAAAACTTCAAACCGGTGTCGGATCATAAGCACAACATTGAGGAGAAGGCGCGTAGAAAGGCGGAAGGAAAGCACTTTCGCGAGGATAAGAACAAGATACTAGATGTCCTGTTCAATGCCTTTGAAAAACATCAATACTACAACATCAAGGATTTGGTTCGGATTACGCGTCAGCCGATCACTTACCTCAAGGAGATCCTGAACGAAGTCTGCGATTACAACATGAAGAACCCGCACAAAAATATGTGGGAATTAAAGAGGGAGTATCGTCACTACAACGACGGAGAGAAGAAAGAGAATATCAACGACTGTGATGATAGTGACTAGAAATAGTTCGTTCTATTAAAGTAGAGTATATCTTTAGcactttcattaaacaataaaaCTGAATGTTTCACGAACAATATTTGTTAGACTTGCTTTTTGCTATTTGGTTTTGTATATTCTTctacaaaatacatatttgatgaCACGATACATAGTCCGCCAATTTAGACTTAGAAAACTAAACGCATCTGTTGATCGTGTAGTAAAGTTGAATGAATGGAAAGTATCGCTCAAATGTTCACCAAAGGTTTGCCTTTTCTTAAAAAAACAATGTAAATGTGAAGCAATCCTGTTCATATTAATTCTGGGTACAGATCAATTGCTCTTATTGACGACCGTATTTCCATATTCAACTATTGCTATACGACCTAACCTGAAGTTACTTTCATGCGCTCCTATTTCGATGAGATGTGCGAAAATCCGCTACCTAAACcttaacacagaacatgcaggaaaaaatcgaggggttgtatccgagacacgaccgcttaggacgtatcattacgcaatctttttttttaatttatcatttcggatgttatttgcgaatacttttcataaataactttttagtaaaaagttctggggaccctgaaaaggtttaatggcttgcgtggttttgtagaatcatttcgagaagcaacgattcttcttcgagaacaatacactaattggtcatatgtcgcaatttgtttctttatatcaatgcacgcattgcactgagtatttaacacgttcgtcgtccAAAGCGACTTTTTTGAGTtgcttgcggataaattattaaatgaagatcaaacttagtttgtataCAACATTTACATAATCTAGTAATATTTTATTCCACATTATGTGTTGCAAATCACtagaataatgaaaaaaaaattattcaacttgtagatgaattgacaacaataacacatgccaaagtcattttatatgggtttcgcaaaaagctgcagtacaaatcatccgcactatgaattaataaaaagtatagtataaacattatattgatatggttataattttttttctctacatatCCTACAGTTAgacttaggtgcctattctatcaaattccttttgaaaaccctattcaaattgaacgaggaaagtgtcacccacatctgggtgacggagcgacgaaagtgttaaagtGTGAAAGGTttcttccgtgcatcgctatTCAACAAGcttcaaacacgcgtctaacagatgcacaaagttgcagcgataaaaatggaacatcgcgagaatgatctattatgaaaaatcgttcctcgactctcggtcaaaaccgtcaacaaagctaggagcttgttgcatcaaaacagagccgatgcacacgagagcaaatacgaatggtaactaaaagtatcgaaggtgtgctattcacatgtaggGGAAGGCGGGGGAAGACGACCACCCGGAGTAAGATGGCCACTCTCcagattattgaaacaatcaactattggacagttataatacattattttagtgtattgcattacCCTCAATTATGTATACCCAATTTGGCGTGTGTATAGGTGAAACGTTATGATAAAACAACAGaaataaacttttcagatggCGAAGAGCACCGATTTATTATTTTGCTCGCTAGaaatttagtgttttagtggtgAGTATGTACATGTTTCGTGAAAGCAATGTTATAATAGTAAACACACAGGTCTGTTGATTGTGTTTATACAGAAAACGGTGTGATTATAAAACATTTCATAAAATGATTGAGGCACTTTTGATCGACTCATACTTGGGCCACTATTGTAAGAGATGTGATTTGCCATAAAATATATCATTGGAAGGCACGTAATTTTTGGTTGCAAGGCGCATTCATGATACatttgatttgttttcagaTGCCTTATATAGTAATGTTTTATTATGATGAGGGTTGCGCAATAAGCACGTTATAGgtaatttaggaaaaataacacctccctCTCTTGTCACGCTTGATCCATAGAACAATGACTCTGATCTGTAGCACAATTTTGCCGGAAACAATAATCCTTTATACGGCTAGAATCATGTGGTCTTCATACCACTAGTGGTGGCCAACGTTACCCCGCTTAATTTTAGTATCACCATTTTCATACCGTTTTTAATGTATGTTAcataacattatgaaataaaagTAAACCTTCTAAAAATCAACGTGATTGTGGAAAACATCCTTAAGATCGATGGTGACACAATGAAATGCttcaattttgtatacattGTGTTTGATTGTACCCCATGCTTAGGGTGGTCGTCATACcctacaggaaatgaacaagttctgaGTTTagagcaacgaaaacaagcaacatacacaaagccaaacactgatggctaggaGCGACCaaaaatcatttgcactctaCTCTTTTTTCGTCTGCTTCGTCATGGTTCGGATCGTTCTGTTATCTATAAtgtcagatgcacttcaagtgatatatttgctagcgttcacagctcgaaacACAAACacgaaacacaaaacgagcagaataagtgacgtttgttgtttcgggtacagaaagattctgataaTTATCTCAGAGgaaatgcaatacttatacgctagcgacagcttacttactatgcaagggtggagttaaCTTCGCAATTATTCTCTTTTCACCCTCACCctttgttgtttctattctagcggctgcataagttgcccgttattgacagctctgttgggCAATTGTgcaatgtcaagcgttatccaaACTGCTACGTTTTGATTGGACCGATTTGCGGTTTCCCCAAGACAGACTTAAAAAaatgtgtctggggaaatcggcattgcaaatacatgcatgtcggtggcatttttgttcacactgaaatgtgtttccctaacatagacttctaaaccaagatacctggagaaatcggttctgaaaatatatgcaagctgagagtacttttgtactgtaAAATCCCATGATCGATTGaccatttttccgttcacatattcttAGAGaccatttttccgttcacatattcttAAAGTCCTAggaatcataccaaacgtaaatggacggtcatcaaatttacttgtaacgaatatcataatgaataacataaaTGAATTAATCTTACATGGCATTCGTTCAagctttttacttacaaagcaaatatgctaaattcaattaaattcgaaaattgttgaattcaatccataatttattcaatacaaacaaatgattactaagccgacgatagtctcacgtcaaccttgcggttatatcatagatttaTACCATCCATTTTTTTGGCACAGAAAATGTTTGGATTTTATGGTTTTGTTTGCATGGGGACAGCTTGGGGACTTTCCgttcgatcattcaattttcacgaATCCGTGCATTGTTCCCGAGTTAAAAAAGCACAACACATTACAAACCGGATGGGAAGAagagtttttccaaaaatgggagCTGTGTTCATCGATTGAAACCTGAAGTTAAAACTCGTTCCATTGCGGTTAATATAGTTGCCGCCAACAAttgattttggacacccacaAGCCAGCGATCTATTGCCTGCTATCCTTTTCTTTCCCAAAGCTGCTATTACATACAACGGTTTTTCTCAATACACTGGAAGCCTGAAAAGAAGCGACACATTGCATCGTAAGCCCCACCCTCATTCATATTCTAACCGAAAAGCAGAGCACATACACTAAGGTCATCAGCACCAGCAATATTGTCAGCAGTGGGTAGTAATAGCTAAGATTGGACGATCttaagaaaaagatcgatcttgaaggatcgattttctaaacggcgtaggcatcgattcactgattaatcGCTACCAGAGAATAAATTTTTGggaaatcgatctttgaaaaatcaaatgccttttttccaatttatttacttgcTCTATATGAGTGTTGTTTTTCCATTAAACaatgaataaacatttcacatttctattcaaacatgaaacactttttattttgattttcaagATTTTGAAAGGTTCGTCAGGCTGCGCAAAAAAGAACATTAtgataatataataatatttattttttatatcccatttatttatttaaggcttatTAGCAATCTAGCTATAACAGAGCTGAATTTTaaacgtgtacatgtcacatgtttatcatatctataattagcacattacacagtagccatttaggcgtaagagtattcttttctgttcttccattatccagttggaccaccggacagcggagacagttgattgatcattgttgagttatttttagaacagcagcccgatgtgtcttgcagagtagagcagttgtatggatgaatcgatcttatttcgaccgtggatcgatctccatcgctgataattgttgcgtggacgttgctattctgtaacaacacaaagatggtcaatgaggtccctgagttttgaacttatcgcttactaagcgaacgcgcaatcaatgtggctacgaagaccccccatataataatattatcaaaaatattaaaaagtgCACAGAAGAAGAAGCCTGCTGAACTTTGAGGAACGATTGGACAACAGTAATATCAGAAATACttgcatataaagggtgtgtcacatcaaattgcatcacggaaaaaacgctgtagaaatttaatttttaggaattatatcttcagctttcgcttataatcagataagagtgtatagatcacgttggacatgcttcactgtcaatttttcgtaaatttggaaaaatgtcgtcgaacgaaaaagagcgtcgtgaattaatcctgtgcactcatttcgagaatccggagtcgtcacatcgggacatcggtaagatgctgggaatcgtccaacccacggtcagcagagtactaaaacgatacttcgagaacctaaccatcgaccggaaggtgaagaacggcaaaaatggatgctccgtcagtgaaaaagatcacaagcgcgtagttaagcagtttagacgtgatccgagaagttcggtccgggatgtcgctaataagctgaatttgtcaagttcattcgtccagcggaccaagcagcgggagggcctgcgtacatacaaggttcagaaggctcctaaccgcgacgaaaggcaaaacatgatggggaagacgcgagcacggaagctgtacaccgaaatgctgacgaagccccattgcctggtaatggacgtcgaaacctacgtcaaagcggactttccttagctgccgggcctgttgttcttctccgcagaggacaaattcatcgttccggaggagattcgcaagcagaaactatccaagtttgccaaaaagtacatggtgtggcaagcgatctgctcttgcggaaagcggagcgcccccttcgtgataaccggcacggtaaacgggcaggtttaccttaaggagtgcctacagaagcgcttactaccactattgaagcagcacgagggcccgaccatcttctggccggatctcgcttcgtgccactattcaaaggacgtgttggagtggtacgaagccaacggggtcaccttcgtgccaaaggaaatgaacccgcccaacgcgccggagcttcgcccaatagagaaatattgggcgattatgaaacaggccctccggaagaacccaaaagttgtcaaatcggaggcggacttcaagagaaaatggatttctgttcaaaaaaaaaactacaacctgacgttgtacagaaccttatggacggggtaaagaggaaggtgcgagcatacgggcttgggctcgaagtatgaataaaaagaaaatgccaaaagttgtttaatagtttttattttactgtctaaaattttcaaaaagaatcggtctactgggcgaatttctacagcgttttttccgtgatgcaatttgatgtgacacaccctttattggggTTTTATATGCTCGTGGAACTTACAAGgcagataaaaataaaactgaTTTATTTATACTCAACAAAGTGGGgttctattttttttgaaaaaatatggcaACAGAAAAGTTCTagcaaatcctacgatttactcgttttgacaaaatgactaaaaacagacgccaacaaacaaataaatttgCATTGATTTCGGAAGTATCGGCATGCTATCAAGCAAAACATAACAGTTGATGAACAATTATTCCCGTCAGAAGTCAGGTTTACACAGAATATGCTTAATCAAACTGAAAGAGTTCCAATTAGCAGAACAGCTTTCCACCAAATGCAGAGCTGCAAGAcagaaaaattcatcaaaataagGAAGACGCACAAAGATCAACTGCGAAATCATCAAATGCAACCCATCTTAACAAACGCAAAATTTGTCAAATACGACTTTGCTGCAACAATAAAACAtcaagtaaacaaaaaaaatgtaaagagTCAAGAATTTCGAATGTGTTTTCGAGCtgcggaaaaaaaaataaaacaaagaatgttttTACTATACATTATACCAttctttgtttatctatctttaaacaataaaacaaaaattgaacggaaaaaatattcataattagaatagttacaagttgATAAAGTTACACGGCTCATTGTTACTTGACGTTGCTGAGCAGCTTGGCAGCTTGATttggatgtctctgttagggacccgccgcatgtttcgtcaatttcgtccaatcagaagtgggtatttccgttaggataggggttgaggtttttcaattgttcgatagttagtttcatgacaaatattattttcttcaaaataaaaaattgttatgtagtgccgaaatcgattgacgcaaaaatctcaccaatccatcatgaaatgactgagcaataagcgtttgaaattggacaattttcacgatgtgctcgattttcgcttttcaatttgtaccccaatatgttcccgaaagacgtaatcctacgtcaaaaactacaacctgacgttgtacagaaccttatggacggggtaaagaggaaggtgcgagcatacgggcttgggctcgaagtatgaataaaaagaaaatgccaaaagttgtttaatagtttttatttactgtctaaaattttcaaaaggattggtctactgggcgaatttctacagcgttttttccgtgatgcaatttgatgtgacacaccctttatatggggAGTAAAATACTACTCGAGGtgtcataatctgatatgcgtgagtataccctttcaatcttctaaatcagcaaccagttaaattcattaattgcatttttacataaccagaTAACAtgatcgatattatgacatcctggatcacaattacataaattgttagtagcataGTAATTAGCACTAATTGATTGGGCAActtacaatacaataactgatgaATGTCTGTTATCGGTAAATGGGGAATAgttcattatacgcatcaattcacattgtgagctaacggtCGAATTTAGACAAAAAGATTACTCGTTGCGTAGGGGAGGAAAGCAAGTGGTTAGTGTAATCGAAACAAACCATACCCGTTTAAATCATCAAAttcactatattcactgtttatgttttatgctggataaatttcctttctactgatatataacacaacataggtcgcaataacgattctgagtaatatgcgtttgaaaactcttaacaaATCGTTACAtgtttcgtagagtgacccctctatatagaaatcaaagacatattcctatgtcaaaagttgaatggttttattgtagagaagtatgctaatcatacagataatgtactaaaaactggaaaataaaataagtaaaaaaaaacgttttaatgtactaaaagctagaaaataattaggcaaataGCAGTCAacagttatcacatcccttccttcattaatctagggcaatgttgagactaaaataaaattcgGGTTCATTCGTTATTCGAGAAGATGAAATGGAAATCATCGCTACTATGAAGTTTATTGCTGCCAGCACAcgaacggaacaaggttccagCAGTTAATGCATTTTTTATGCAAGTTTATGtaagaattttcattgaaggcACCGAAACCAGTAGATCCATTGAGACGCGATCCATCAGTGAATTAACTTTTTATGCAATTGACCTGTTGGTACTTTTCAGTAAAAATATGAGAGATAATAATAGATCGAAGCTGATCTTGAATCCCAAGAATTGCTTGTTTTATCGACAGATCGCTTTCAGTTGAGGAACTGTACGATTTCCCccccttttttccactacaaaattcataaccgattcatatgatcgacatatcaaattgaagattatgagttagttttctttgaaaaaatattacttttgcaaaaatttggattttggattttcgtttttgtaattattgattgagttagtttttcatagttttctcggttgaaGATAAAGGGTGctatattgtttatattttttttttctgaaaagctgagttttttttacataatatatccgaaaatcagaggtttttgagttattattttgcaaatttaacatgttttaagtctttgtTCAATGTTCCTATTTGATAATACTaaacctatgcgactagaatccaatggTCCTGCGAGtgtggtatttttttcaaagaaggctagcttattggcttcaatttaatatgacgATCAccttaatcggttcagtagttcaaattttttttttgcgaaaagtcatttttggataaataaggaaaaatgatttttcggaccaccgtttaactttgaaaaatcatatcccaaaaacgaaaaaatgcaTCTCTagtacagcaattccaaatgaaatcgacaaatgacaaaacatgagtattttttgattcgaatgaaaatttgtattccgtttgggttggaggaaatatgagttttccacagcaattgggaattttttgaatcGAGTGGAACTTTTGAATCgcgcgtatcgattttagtaagagaaatttttgataatttatgtctCAAAAGAATAAGtcataccgaaatagtgtcttagaaagtgttatagagtattgatattaaaacttaaaaaaatcatacactgagtaaaaaaattagtatttttttttacaaaaaaactttaaatggcaatatctaaaatatgtattttttaatttttttctatttttttcatataaaaagaaatcatgttttttttaaaaattcatataaaataaaagtcatgtagaaaatttaaaaaataagtccaagattgTAAAGCTGTTTTTAACGAACTTTGGGGAacgtcgaatttttatgaattttcgaaacatcgaatttttgtatgttaacaatcattttaagCCATAAATTATGGATCcttatgtgatttaaaataaaaaagctctttatcgaTCTCCTTCTAgctgcagccattctcgagatattcgaaaaatatttctaatttattgtctttttatagtaaaataggctcttttaatatgtttgtcgtgttatatcgtcatgatcatgatttttttccaaatgcacccaggttttttacgcgtttttttgcgcggttttttacgaggtttttttttacgcggattttccaattaacgcggagtTCCCAATTAActcggtttttttacgcggtacccAGTGCAATATTACATCTCTCCTTCAGCTCACATTTCTCTCTTATATCCCCTCAGAgtatattacggtaattagtgcttgggaggaggcgatctggcgtagtggtaacatccatgcctctcacgctaaaggtcacgagttcaattctcactcccgacattcttccaaaaatggaagtaaaagtgacgagccagccaaatgagttgaaagtcactataatacagtaaaaaaaaaaaaaaaaaaaaaaaaattagtgcttgtaacggagcttagcgttTATGatggaaattagtgccgcaccttatcacgattcttacgtggattttgggtgttgggtaacggggagctcaccgggcggtacaacgggacggggtttttacgggcagcgattcgtgaatatttttccctgtctacttagctctagacggtccaacagtggtactgcacgtgaatcggcagtagagtgtacaaatcacaagggaatcttctagcaacagcagatgacctcattcgtaaGGAAACCCGAACTATAACTACCAGTAACCaatgaaattgcaggaaaaaaactacgggtttccGGAAGCGTGCTAcgctcaactttttacttccgttttacgtaaggatagtcccatttgatatcaatcattagaagacatgtttttttacgcggattttccaattaacgcggtttttacgcggattttcgaattgacgcggattttccaatttacgcggttttttacgaggtacgtatttcccgcgtaaaaaaaacctgggtgtactcttttttttcacaaaaaaaaactttaattagcaatatctaaaatatgtattttttaatttcttttcaatttttttcatataaaaagaagtcatgtagagaatttaaaaaatgaatccTAGATGGTGAAacatttttgacgaattttgtggaacatcgaattttcatgaattttcgaaacttcaaatttttgtgtgttaacAACCATTTTAAGCCACAAACTATAAaacctgatgtgatttaaaataaaaaagctctctatcaatctccttcttaaTGCAgccatttttgaaatatttgaaaaaaaaattctaatttatggtcttttttatagtaaatagcctcttttaatatgtttgtcgtattaTATCGTCATGATCATGATTGTTTtcaaaatacatcattatggtattTAGAAGTTTTAACTCACATGTCtttaaatgtttttcaacgtaacttctaaacatatacttttaccataatgatgtttttgggaaagttgttggaaattataagtaaatttattaaatttcattAATATGACGGTATaaaacgacaaacatattaacacgttgagccgaCGTTGAGCCTAacgggcttaacgtgttaaaagagcctatctatataaataaaaatggatggcctaatgtgttgctaatcgcaaaaCCTGAAGAAgtaatggtccgatttgagtcgtctttattttgttgtatttgtcttgaCTAATAGACGGATAGAAAAATcggtaaattttcggaaaactctgaaggaagttcggaaaat from Toxorhynchites rutilus septentrionalis strain SRP chromosome 3, ASM2978413v1, whole genome shotgun sequence encodes:
- the LOC129778581 gene encoding general transcription factor IIF subunit 2-like gives rise to the protein MPNPKTAPHPYLDVSNAGRGVWLVKVPKYIAQRWEKTPGNINASKLRIEKYKSQKPQITLDLSDAVLKLEADKIPISHILDVSSVTNQTLGTFVHVEGDTPDKGNAAPQSDNLSMGGRFVQKLECRPQADDCYMKMKLESIRKAAQPARQTKTLDKIVKNFKPVSDHKHNIEEKARRKAEGKHFREDKNKILDVLFNAFEKHQYYNIKDLVRITRQPITYLKEILNEVCDYNMKNPHKNMWELKREYRHYNDGEKKENINDCDDSD